DNA sequence from the Drosophila sechellia strain sech25 chromosome 3L, ASM438219v1, whole genome shotgun sequence genome:
ATTTATCAAACATCCAATGCTCTTATCAACTACTTTTTTATTCTAATTCTAATGTTAAGCATATAGTTTTCTagttgtatattttttgataattATTCATTGTATTCATTTAAACATTCTTGTGTGCTGACCTTAACTAAAAGTAATACGTGCTTGGAGTACCCGGAATCTGTTGCTCCGCAATTCAAACTATTTCCTTTGGATTCCTAAATGTATGTGGCTCCAAAGCAAATCATTATAgaattgttgtttttgtgttttttttgttgactGTGTTTGTTTTCGTTTCCCGCCCAAATTGTTGTTTGTTTATCATTGGACTTTAtagtatttttaaaaaataaacggaaGTTATTATCCTAAAATGTTAGGAATtttcaacaataaaatacaCGATACAATGAGAGAATTTTATGGATCCTATtagtaaataatttaattctaATTTTTCCATAAGATTGTTGGAAATTTAAGGTATTTTGTTAAAATTGTTTCCCAATTATTAATGTGCTATAGTATGTTTTCAAAAACTGGGCAGATACATATACTTAAGTTTTAGAAATTGGCTGCTGATCCTTTTTTGAAACAATTTTGTGTTATTAGTTATGAATTTGTGTTATTAGTAAGGATTCTAGGTATTCTATTGTCGGTGTGACTCGGGCAAACCCTCATTTGTCTAGTTTGTTGTCATTTTCGCAAGCCCGCTTGCAGTCCTcactcacatacacacatatataacCAACAAGCGGTGGAACGTAGGTAGTTCTGCACGCAGCTACAAACTTGGCTGGATTTGTGGCAAAACTCTGGGTAAACATTATAATGAGCCCAATGCAGTGACCGGGCCCAAAACAAAAGAGCGTTGCAGACAACATGAAAGAACGCCCACACCATGTGCTGCTTGGACCCGACCCGACCCGACTGGCCCTACCCAAAATCGCAGTTCACAGCCAGAGCAGCCACGGAGCACCAAGAGTTCGCGCGGACTGTAGCCAATTCCCAATTGCTGCCATTTCGTTACCCTTTTGCCCAATTTGCCAAGCATCAATGGGGCAATGGGGCGTGGCGGTCGCATCCTACGGACGGATATACAGACATTGGACCCCTTTCTTTGCCTGTCTTTCAGTTGTACTTTTTTCAATTACCAAATCACCAAAAGCAAGCAGAGATCCGAAATCCGTTGAGAACTCCAGCGAACGTCGGCGAGCTTCAGCGAAAGAGAGGGCCAAACCCAGTCCAGTCCAGGCCAGGCCAACCAGAGTCAAAACGGAAATTGGTAAGAGGagaaataaacgaaaaacaacAAGGGACGACAACTGGCGCAAGTGCAAATGGctctaaagaaaaaaaaaaaacaagaaaaaagcCCCCAACTCTACAGATCCGATCCCCCCGGTTTCTTCAGAGACCCGAAGACCCGTGGAGACTTTTGCAGCCCAGCGAACGAGCGCAAGACGAAGACTGGCGAAGAAACCGAAGACGGAAGACAGAAGACTCGGCCGCGGCTTCGGAGCTTCGAAAGCCCccatataataataataatacagcAAGCCCCAGTCGCAATCTTCAAGTCGCCGTTCGCCGACGATCAGTTTGAGTTTGGCCGTGGAAGCCGCCAGTTCGGTGTCGCTTTGCTCAGTTGCTCAGTTGCACCAGTTGCCCAGTTCCTAATGCTATATAGCTGATATAGCTATAGCCGATACCTTGCTATTCGTACTACGATTTGTGGCGTGGAACGTGCGTCCAGATCGGTTCGTGTGTGCCGCCCCGTTCCGTTCGTCGGTCTCTGAAAGCGAAAACTGGCGCTCAAGTTCAGTCAGCGATTTGTCGGTTTCTATGCAAATCATTACTCGGAAAAGAAACACATATAACCCAGAGACGACAGAGTCGGAGACAGAGCCGCCGTAACAACAAAAGACAGAAAAAGCCAGAAAAAAGAGCgtgctatttttattttgctaaATGTCGACTCGAGGCTCACGTCGCCGGAGCAGAGCCAAAGTCTCCGTTTCAACTGGCGAGAGACTGTAACCCGAGTCGCGGTtcgcgcaaaaaaaaaaataaaaataaaaaaaaaaaacaaaatcgcagaagaaaaaaaaaccaacagacaaacagaaacagattgtatctgtatctatagTCGCGACTTGCGGCTCGTTTTGTGTGCGCACATtcgtgtatctgtatctgccgCCGAGCGCAAAAAAGTAATCATAAACTGGAAgggaaagaaaaacaaataaataataaaagaaaaaagaaaagagtgCCGCTCCCCAGCATCCGAGGAGTACTTCAACTGATACCGATTGATAGATACCGCCCCCAACTGCCGGCCAAGGCGTAGTGATTTGTGAATCAGCTGAGTCGGTTTTTTTGGCGGCGACTGCGGTGTGGGAGGATCGATCCCCCCCAGAGATTTGGATCGAGAACAAGGAAGTGGCTAGATAGCGCAGCTAATTGAGAATCCATCAAGTTCGCGTAGAATGGCTCTCCGCTTAGATTATCGTTGCTTACTGGATGCCTTCGAGGATTACTACTACCACAAGGAGATCCAGCGTTTGGTCGCCGAAACCGCTGGGGGGGCTACAGCAACATCTCCCTCCTCATCCGCCTCCTCGACGGCCTCCATCTCATCTGCATCCTGCTCGAGTGGACCCTCCACTTCCTCCAACGCCTCGTCCGCGGCCAGTACGCACGGTTCGTTGGCCCAGGTGGCTACTGCCCGAGCGGCCGCTGCTCTGGCGGACCAACAAGCACTGGCCAGCCAGAGGGCGATGTTCTACAATGTCCAGCATCctcagcagctgcagcagctgcatgCGTTGCAGGCGGAGTCCGGCAATCAGCAGATGCATCCGCAGGCGAATGCCGATCCCAACGCCTCCTCCATGGCCAACAGTCTACTCTGGCAGCCATGGCGAGATCTCCAGCAGGCGGCCGCCATGCATCATCAGCTCtacaggcagcagcagcagcagttgcagttgcactcAGGTTCGTTTGTCAGGGCGACTTCAAAGAAATCGTCTCGCGAAAATCCCCCAACTGACTGACCTCGGCGACTGAAAGGTTGAATCTGTCACATACGGGTGATCTTGCCAGTGAAACTTGCTTACAATTCATTAGGAAGATTGCACATGAGGCCACAATGGCAGGGGACAAATTGTTTCTATTCTTTCAAATGTGGTATCCTCTTCTCCGTAATTCCACGTTTCGGATTCGTGTAGTTTCGGTAATTTCTCTTAtcataacatttaatttattccGTGCTTCTTCTGGGAAGTAGTGTCTAAATGTTCAGGGTTTTACAACGTTGTTAGGATTTCTTATAACGATTATTAATAGCCATCCTGTCGGTAAATGGTACGCTTcaattttaagtaaataaatatcagAATTGTTTGTAACAATTGTTTATCACGACTGTGtacttaaatgaatttaaactCCGGTTTAAAACTTCTACATTGAAAGAGGTAACACCTTCACTCAGTTTCGAACTACagaaatgcaattttaaaCTATAGTAGAAACATTTAGAAACATCTAAAGCTTTGAACCTTTAAGTATGAAATCTAGCATAAAAAAACTGCAAAGTTCTTTGCATTCAAGCCAAAGTTTCCTATGACAGCATACGGGGAGTTATTGTTACCTGATTTCTAGTTGAAATCTTATTACAACAAGATCTTTGATTACAGCTTTTAAACCAAACAAATAAGAAGCCgaaacaaagaaaatattgTTTATATAAACTCTTTGCGGACCagagttttaaaatattacgAACATCTTGTAAAAGAGTATACATTTGTATATCACTCAAACTCTTTCCACTTCTTGGGATGACTGTCCCTTGAAGTAAACAACACGTGTGGTTCTAGATTAGCACATAATATGTTCGCAATTATCTTGGGTGGATGCAGGCAGGCAAAGTGCAGCGAAGAGCAGGGCAGTGAAGACCACGTTGTCGCACCTGCTGCTCACGTGGAGGCTACACTCATTCGCCTGATCCGTGCTGAAGTTCAATGGATCGGCGAACGTGCCCTTTCCTTTGGCCACATGGCCATGATAACCACTCACCCACTGGGCTCATGAATGGGATATCGGAAGCGATTCGCCAAGCCTCACTTTATCAGTTAGTGGGCGGCGTGTGGCCAGGACGTGGACGTGAACGTGATGACGATGGGATTGGGTCTCAGACGCAGATTGGCAACGGCAGCGAACGCAATCGGTCACGCCGGCTGCAAGTGCGTATCGATGGCGTCTCCACTCGGCTTGTGCCAACTGGAAAATTGGTAATGAAATTGGCAACACTTTTACTGCGCTCCCCCGTCGCCAACGATTGGCTTCGGGCTCGAATTGGCAAACGAGCAgacaaacacactcacactccaGTTCCACCGCGTTAATTGGCGACATTGCACAAATCACACAAATGCTTTCAATTACATGGCGACGCCaggcaaacacaaaaatcacTGGAAAAAAGATCTGCCCGAGAAAGAGCAAAAAATGAGCGCCTGTTTAAACATTAAAcctgcaaaaaaaataaaaacgatgAGGTGGAACTGGGGCTGGCGGGGgtttggagctggagctgcttGGCTCGACTAggttttgctttgcttttgttaATTTGTTGACATATTAAAACCAGATTTGCAATCAACTCGGCCAGCGAGTAATGCGGTGCGGGCATAGCGGAAAGTCTGGCAGGGATCGGGGGCTTGGTTACGGGCATGACTCACGAGCCGGCGCgagtaaagaaaaataaacgtaaaatatataaataatgaaaaacgCCTGCGATGGCGGTGACGGTGGCGACGATgatggaaaaataaatatgtacacAAAGCTACAAAAGCTACAACAAccagagcagcaacaacttgTTTGCATAAGCCACAAAATGCTGTTCCCattgctattgctattgcttTGCAGCCATTTGTAGCACAATCTTACACTCAGGCCAAAACTTATAAGCATGCAAGTCTGCTTGGGTTTTGTCACTCTCGCGCCGTCTCTCTCTTTCCGCCTCGGCCCCTCTCTTTCGCGCGTTCCCTTGGATCGGAACCAGATTTTGGGATCTCACTGGGCCGGCTTTCAAATCGCCAGACAGCTGATATATCACCTCAGTGGTGAAGAAGTTAAGATTGGCCCACCGTTACCGGAAATTGTGAAATGTCTCTCCTGAAATAATGGTTCGATTTTTTTGTACAATAATAATGTACTCTGATTGTTATGGGCAAACTTTGTAGtatacttatatttattttaagatcTACTATTATCAATTGAAAAGTCTATTATTTGCGTAATATTACTACATTCATATCGTTAGTAGTAGGAATATTATGGAAGTAATGCTTTCTATGTTGTTGCTATTCACAAAACATTGAAATGAAGAAAGATAAATACACCACTTATATGATACAATTGGGTATCAAAAACTAATGAAATATCCCTTTATAGATTATATACTTATACGAATTGATGATGACAAAACCTTAAAAACAAATGTTTACTTTGGTTTCTTAATTATTCAACTTTGCGGTTGTTCTTTATAGCTTATTCAAGTTGTTCTTTATTGCTTTAATGCATTTTACAAATGCCAAAACCTGGTTTCTACCTTTAAATCGTATGTTTTTTGTCTTCGGAGTACAAGCTAACTGTCGCTACTTCCTACATCGCCTGGATCCCACGACTGTCCCTTGCTTATATCAACGATGTAACCCCAATTCGAGCTCCCTTTTACGAACTCCCCCTTAAATTTCGAATCGGTCTGCCATTCAATCGACTTCCCCTTTATCGCCAATTAGCCGATACAGAAATGATTAAAACGCTGGCAGCAgaacaaataaacaatgccGAGAGGATGCTGAAAATGCGGTGGCGTCGAAGGTGAGATAGGGAGCTGCAGACCACAATCCGCAAAAGAGGGGGAGCCTCAAAAAGAAAGCTTAATGTTCCAACTTCCATGCTCCAgcgttgtcgttgtcgtcttcgttgttgtggttgttgttttcgCTGTCGAATTGCCGATCCCCCAACATACGGCGACGTCCGACGACCGGAAATGTGCAATAAAATTTGAATGtttctttattattatcatcATCCCCATCATCATCCGCTTGAGCCCGAGCCCAAGCCCAAGTTCGCTCCCAGCCTCCgtgtttgttggtttttaatgCCTCTTGGCCTGCAACTCCAACTTCTCtgccgccgcctcctcctccacctcctcgtCATCCTCTGCGCCCAGTGCTCCACTCGGGACAGACCAGTTTCTTGGCTCCTCTTACTGGTGCTCCTCTGCCTCGCCGTTTTGGTTGGACTCGCAGAGCTAGTAATATATGGCAGCCCCGCTGTGACGTTGCCAAAAACAGGACAACGCTCCCGCCTGCTCCTAccactcctgctcctgctcctccgccaACGCCAACCGCCTCCATaccagccagtcagccagccagccattcattcattcattcatgcctGGGTTCCTGGGACTGCAGCTACTCCTCCTCCAAACGGGGTTCTCTGCGCTGCTCGAAATGTGCAGAAGTCGCCCGACTGGTTTGCCTGCCCCTTCGATATCGGCCGAGAAACTGGGTTCTGGGACCTGGCTTCCCGCTGCCAGccttttgctttatttataaacttgGTTTCCTGgcaagctgcagcagcagctacacTGAGCGCCTGGAGCGGATGGATCTTTCATCCCGACGGGATGCCCACGCTCCGTTTTAGCCGCTTCCCACGCCGGCAGCTCGGTCAATCGCCCATTGGCAGGCCAGGCACGTTCCTGAGTTTCGCTCAGTGTAGGCCAGGCCCAGACTttaatgcacacacacatacaaccCAGGCTAACTCGAAAAAGAGCGTAGACCAAACGAGTTTTCGTAACCAATTTTGTTGGTGCCTTGGAGTTTCGATTGTATGCTTTTtctgttgttattatttatttgctcgagtgtgtgtgtgccgttttttatttttattcatattttttgccGATGACGGCTACGTCTTCTTGTGCATAATTTCTGTGCTGCCTTAAGCTCTTCCTCCTGCCCGCCGCTCTTTGCCGCTTGGCGACTTCGGCAGCTTTTGGCAGAGGTTCATTCaaaaaaacgaaagacttaggcaacaaACTTGCAGGACAGAGCGGGCCAGGGGGCAGAGATTTGGATACATAGACGCAGGCAGGCGATCGGGTGGAGGAGAACCTTTGTAGAGTCAGCCTCGCCTTAACTCCGACTGATTCATTACGCCCACTCATCGACCGCATAATCGAAGCCAAGACGACAGACACGTAAACCGCACCGAGCATTGGTGACTCGCTAGCCAGACAAAACCCAAATCAACCGCAAAGCCACAGCAAATTTATgggttttaattgaaattcgaTTTTAGTTTATTATATGGACATGGACTATTACTATTCAGAGGGCTAGCCAAAAAGATGGCCAAACAGATAACTCGTTTTCCTGAAAACCGTTTTTAACTCTTGATGTTTCTTTTTTCTCCTTGCAGAGATGCGTGCGACGTCCAAGGTGCTGACCACCACCAAGTGGCGACGCGAACGGCGTCAGCGCAGTGCCGGATACCAACCGCACGAGGCAGGCAACAGCGAGAGGGAGCGGGAACGGGAACGGGATCGGGACCGAGAGGATCGCGACATGGACAGTCCCATTGACATGTCGGTGACGACGGGAGCTCTGAAGCAGAGAGCCTCACCGCCGCCTCCCTATCGCGAACCCTTGCCTGGGACCAACTACGCGGCCAACAGCCGACCCAGCGTCATTACCCAGGCTCCACCCAAACGAGAACCACCGGAGCAGGCCCACTCTACAGGTGAGAAGCCATCTATGCACATTAGTGTCAATGATCATACTAACCTGCTCTGATTTGCCTTGCAGATATGGCGATGTGCGACATTGACGAGCACTTCCGACGCTCACTGGGCGAGAACTATGCTGCCCTGTTCGCCAAGAAGTCACCGACGCCTACGCCAACACCCACGCCCTCGCCAAGTGGTACTCCCAAGCAGCAGGTTTCGCCGCTGGCCTACGGACTGCCTTCATCAACCAGCACAGCGGCATCGCAGCACTACCAGCAGCAACGCTCGCCGCTGGCCAAGTCGGGATGGGCCATTCTGGAGCCCGAATCGCTGcagccggaactgccgccgcCGCAGGAGGAACCGCTTCCCCTGTCGCTGGCACTGCATCGCACCCAAACGCCGCCATCGCCGCCACCTTCGGCCACGGGATCGGCACCAGCGCTACCCACGCCCGTCAGCCAGGTGATGGAGGCAGCGGTGGCGGGCAGGCGGATCCTGGACACGCCACACCACACGCCGCCGAGATACAACACGCCACCGCCTCCACCGCCGGCTTATGGAATAGCCGGAACCACCGTAGTGGCGCCGACTTTGACACCGACTCCAACTCCGAATCCGACGCCGTCGCAGATtcccacgcccacgcccagCATGCCGGCCATTATTCGGGTGAAGGCTGAACCGGGACTGGCGGCCGTGGCTGCCTCCTCGACGCAGACGCCGCCCGCTTCGCCCACCTCGTCCACGAATATCTCGATATTCACCAAGACTGAAGCCTCGGTGGACGACCACTTTGCCAAGGCGCTGGGCGAAACCTGGAAGAAGCTGCAAGGCGGGCACAAGGAGTAGACGAGGAGCAAGCGAGCAAATCACCCACCAACCCGCACACaacccgatcccgatcccaatCCCCAACAGAACTCAAAACAACCCAACCCAAAAGCAACCCCTGATCCTCAACGATTCAACTCAAGAGctgtttttattataaatatttcaaactaCACAATTAACGTTTAAAGATCTCATGCTGATGTGAACGGAAATTCTTCAACTGCGAGTGTAT
Encoded proteins:
- the LOC6605594 gene encoding extensin isoform X2, with the protein product METALDVLSRAATMVQNNPSEMRATSKVLTTTKWRRERRQRSAGYQPHEAGNSERERERERDRDREDRDMDSPIDMSVTTGALKQRASPPPPYREPLPGTNYAANSRPSVITQAPPKREPPEQAHSTDMAMCDIDEHFRRSLGENYAALFAKKSPTPTPTPTPSPSGTPKQQVSPLAYGLPSSTSTAASQHYQQQRSPLAKSGWAILEPESLQPELPPPQEEPLPLSLALHRTQTPPSPPPSATGSAPALPTPVSQVMEAAVAGRRILDTPHHTPPRYNTPPPPPPAYGIAGTTVVAPTLTPTPTPNPTPSQIPTPTPSMPAIIRVKAEPGLAAVAASSTQTPPASPTSSTNISIFTKTEASVDDHFAKALGETWKKLQGGHKE
- the LOC6605594 gene encoding protein enabled homolog isoform X1, whose translation is MALRLDYRCLLDAFEDYYYHKEIQRLVAETAGGATATSPSSSASSTASISSASCSSGPSTSSNASSAASTHGSLAQVATARAAAALADQQALASQRAMFYNVQHPQQLQQLHALQAESGNQQMHPQANADPNASSMANSLLWQPWRDLQQAAAMHHQLYRQQQQQLQLHSEMRATSKVLTTTKWRRERRQRSAGYQPHEAGNSERERERERDRDREDRDMDSPIDMSVTTGALKQRASPPPPYREPLPGTNYAANSRPSVITQAPPKREPPEQAHSTDMAMCDIDEHFRRSLGENYAALFAKKSPTPTPTPTPSPSGTPKQQVSPLAYGLPSSTSTAASQHYQQQRSPLAKSGWAILEPESLQPELPPPQEEPLPLSLALHRTQTPPSPPPSATGSAPALPTPVSQVMEAAVAGRRILDTPHHTPPRYNTPPPPPPAYGIAGTTVVAPTLTPTPTPNPTPSQIPTPTPSMPAIIRVKAEPGLAAVAASSTQTPPASPTSSTNISIFTKTEASVDDHFAKALGETWKKLQGGHKE